A region from the Malus domestica chromosome 07, GDT2T_hap1 genome encodes:
- the LOC108175058 gene encoding cucumisin-like: MVKAFFFRSPRASKISGPGLETDIIVGVIDYGIWPESASFSDAGFGPPPTRWKGACKGEDNFTCNNKIIGARYYRSLPYPKNSSDILSPRDTEGHGTHCASTAAGNLVSKASLYGLGLGTARGGVPSARIAVYKVCWSEGCLDADILAAFDDAIADGVDILSVSLGGLKPLDYFRNSIDIGAFHALRKGIFTSASAGNEGSNLKTITNFAPWSLAVAASTIDRHFDTKVQLGNHKIYEVIDTESNLCSFRALFGSDSGWVDVAASLEVLFLHLWVVSLIGGDAQGKNKVKGKDMEKT; the protein is encoded by the exons atgg TTAAGGCATTTTTTTTTAGGTCGCCCCGagcctcaaaaatctctggacCGGGCCTGGAAACTGATATCATTGTCGGGGTGATTGACTATGGAATTTGGCCCGAATCTGCCAGCTTCAGTGACGCCGGGTTTGGTCCACCCCCCACAAGGTGGAAAGGCGCATGCAAGGGCGAAGACAATTTTACTTGCAACAA TAAAATTATCGGAGCACGGTATTACCGCAGTCTACCCTACCCCAAAAATAGCAGTGATATCCTGTCTCCGAGAGACACGGAAGGCCATGGAACCCACTGTGCATCAACAGCAGCAGGGAACTTAGTTAGCAAGGCAAGTCTGTATGGTTTAGGGTTGGGGACAGCAAGAGGAGGGGTGCCATCAGCACGCATTGCGGTGTACAAGGTTTGTTGGTCAGAAGGGTGCCTGGATGCTGATATACTAGCGGCATTCGATGATGCCATAGCTGACGGTGTTGACATACTCTCTGTCTCCCTTGGGGGGCTTAAACCGTTAGACTACTTCAGAAATTCCATTGACATTGGAGCTTTTCACGCTTTAAGAAAAGGAATATTTACTTCCGCATCTGCTGGTAATGAAGGTTCAAACCTGAAAACTATTACAAACTTTGCACCATGGTCTCTTGCTGTGGCTGCTAGCACCATAGATCGTCACTTTGATACCAAGGTTCAATTGGGAAACCACAAAATTTATGAGGTAATTGATACAGAATCTAACCTTTGCTCATTTAGGGCTTTGTTTGGTAGTGATTCTGGTTGG gtagatgtggcagcttctctggaagtactcttcctccatctatgGGTGGTTTCTTTAatcggtggagatgcacaag gtaagaacaaggtcaaaggaaaagacatggaaaaaacataa
- the LOC139197804 gene encoding uncharacterized protein yields MVQHEYELPEMEVDALEDDLTETQLKTLKWNRMEDAIALRIIQGAVLDTIFPRITNEESAKGAGKFYNKSTEETPKSERLCDVVNKMKTYGEELLNERVVQKLLISLTKPYDLIMSVIEETKDIETLNVQDLMASLRAFDQRLERHADSATEKAFQLLSVGSSSQASASRQKPQWKGKNKKWEGNGYQNPRPNQGSNSNENPKTKKQCKRCDKFHLGECWFKDKPRCHKCNKFGHIMRDCRSKNVQQVNYANQIEEKANVFCVFNAKVEKKQ; encoded by the exons ATGGTTCAACATGAGTATGAACTACCTGAGATGGAGGTCGATGCTCTAGAGGATGACCTCACAGAaacacaactcaaaacattaaaGTGGAATCGGATGGAGGATGCTATAGCACTTAGGATCATCCAGGGTGCTGTTTTAGACACCATTTTCCCGAGGATAACAAATGAAGAGTCTGCAAAGGGAGCTGGGAAGTTTTACAACAAGAGTACAGAGGAGACACCAAAGTCAGAAAG gCTATGTGATGTTGTAAATAAGATGAAAACATATGGTGAGGAACTGCTTAATGAGAGAGTTGTCCAGAAACTGTTGATCAGTTTGACTAAACCCTATGATTTAATAATGAGTGTCATTGAAGAAACCAAAGACATTGAAACTCTTAATGTGCAAGATCTGATGGCATCCTTAAGAGCTTTTGATCAAAGGCTTGAGAGGCATGCAGATTCTGCCACTGAGAAAGCATTTCAATTACTCTCTGTTGGATCTAGTAGTCAAGCTAGTGCAAGCAGACAAAAACCACAATGGAAGGGCAAGAACAAGAAATGGGAAGGAAATGGGTATCAAAACCCTAGACCTAACCAAGGCAGCAACTcaaatgaaaatccaaaaacTAAGAAACAATGCAAGCGCTGTGACAAATTTCATCTTGGGGAGTGTTGGTTCAAGGACAAGCCTAGATGTCATAAATGTAACAAGTTCGGGCACATCATGAGGGATTGCAGATCAAAGAATGTGCAGCAAGTGAACTATGCAAACCAAATTGAAGAAAAAGCAAATGTGTTTTGTGTTTTCAATGCAAAAGTGGAGAAAAAACAATGA
- the LOC103453300 gene encoding uncharacterized protein, translated as MENNKKVGSGASHGSSSPSARNLDHLFGPKDSSSSSSSSSSSGLFGSLFPPVPSTGAGRERRQGLGDQAGKYGSPCFSDNKGESKTSKASNMYQNEAVEPCNFSSSIYYGSRENYSPRTGTTESHQHHTSKKDGGEDDANGNNANSVSRGNWWQGSLYY; from the exons ATGGAGAACAACAAGAAAGTGGGAAGTGGTGCAAGCCATGGCTCTTCTTCTCCATCAGCAAGGAATCTGGACCATCTCTTTGGTCCCAAGGActcctcttcatcttcttcttcatcatcctcctcggGATTATTTGGCTCTCTTTTCCCACCAGTCCCATCAACG gGAGCCGGGAGGGAGAGAAGGCAGGGCTTAGGAGATCAAGCTGGGAAGTATGGGAGTCCATGTTTTTCGGATAATAAGGGTGAAAGCAAAACCAGCAAAGCTTCCAATATgtatcaaaacgaagctgtGGAGCCATGCAACTTCAGTTCATCAATCTACTATGGCAGCCGAGAGAATTATAGTCCAAGAACTGGGACAACTGAATCCCACCAGCACCATACT tcTAAGAAAGATGGTGGCGAGGACGATGCAAATGGGAATAATGCAAACAGTGTTTCAAGAGGAAACTGGTGGCAGG GTTCACTTTATTACTAA